Proteins encoded within one genomic window of Ranitomeya variabilis isolate aRanVar5 chromosome 4, aRanVar5.hap1, whole genome shotgun sequence:
- the CROCC gene encoding rootletin isoform X1 yields MQIRLEVHRGRALLGAQGAGTELTQLRRRAGLLPWLRALSAQVLGSREHKTLTVRGDSADPRPARLPARIREIVTRNLSPPPDTDMSSLLSLQEENRILQQELSRVEDLLAQSRAERDELAIKYNAISERLEQNLRLETGERERDSLETRSLAQQNVELRRRLEEEQAAYKRKLQAYQEGQQRQAQLVQKLQAKVLQYKKRCGEVEQQLLERSTELEQERLSSRLEMTDSRLRQEEESSNELESALIRLEEEQQRSASLTQVNVMLREQLDQANTANQALSEDLRKLTSDWSKARDELEQKESEWRREEESFNSYFSNEHSRLLSLWRQVVGFRRHFSEMKTMTERDLSAMQKQLSQSCRSLHASCLSVSSSLRLAESSGVVERQALQMAQLDEHLKDKVRDMIQLQAACDAEKAELSARAAEMKKTIERLQSDSRDKELTIRQLQEQERSRVDERVTLVGEEVEALRCERETLQETLRELTQAVLSDADSGLQLSTSEKTFELLDSEGPGLSLRGLSSSLRTSSPIRRPSPNRSSSPRRSLSPAFRDSALSAVHSALQRRQLLIQELRGRLEAGQETVGTLRKQLSDGENDRRVLEQKITQLQKDLDSSTMSKDDAELTLSRLRSNLEQLNSDRTALERSVHNLQDQLETQRQEAEKLQLANSDLQRQRDLLQEEKDDLCQDLDRAKREVDRGNKSQELLDVRLSDLRKELVWVKEVLHQSNLEKEVLETEKTDIAQALSKAEIHRAELELALNRQRTEEACVRDALSKMSALNESLAQDKTELNRVIAQLEQQRSSLQGQKHEVEQEKASIRDELVRLEQEKLELDSERYGLDNSLQAMEQSREKLLQEQQVLRKDRANVQEQLGQLSRQRNVLSEDLVQSRREVELQSESLLRASREKEALMKEKGSLVVQLTASERENRAQAEEMAALRSEKEALETALFDVQQQLAHITHRREQLEGEAQGLRLAKEALQVEASAAQRLMEAEIVKLEQDKEAMSQKLLCIEEEAKITLKSREKAHEDDVERLLQEKDAVRLELQAEKEELLRRLTQEREELLARYETEREELSEEIAVLQQERDDGLLQAESEKQQALSLKESEKVTLSEKLGSAHSTMAALTLEMERHKRESQARQEQERNAIVALNSELKTLRVQYEESLASHERELKTLHEQIRELGRQRESALREVDELKTQLCVVEDARDAVRRELIESHRRVRENQEAAELHKKEVLELRRSLNDESKEKEAVQRSNEELRGAVRRAESERISLKRSNEEKVQRCSVLEESRAASEKDSADLRSSLREVERSRLEARRELQDLRRQLKVLDDEGAQRGRDLAEVQARLSLCEQREEEARRDGFTLKQKLMETESGRDAARKELSALQRKLSEVEGDFSLRERELQGNLEEARGNEKKLLDNSRNLEIKLLASQEEAVQLGLRLSASEGRVHGLEAELSRLEGLKRELEFKLGSVHSALRRTLGIGRTGRTPSPAVRGRSGSPKRTFSPLKGYDNTYTTTTDGRGSPIPRTGSPERSKTPERATSPTRGEPLTADIDPEVIRGALRDFLQELRDTQRERDDLRTQAGAAARQMVEMEAEKDGATTRVQQLQKVLSEVEEGKRATDGKLSNVQTTLILQEESLQRYDRERKMALEKVASLERSLQAAESEQRVAQEKVNKMKTNEAKLDGDKRRLKEVLDAAENRNTKLELSRRRLEGELQRVRLVLADREAEMQETQQQIEGLQRQVSDSEVKVGSLQMCVDRLNMTLGRVQDSENSLKEKVQSLSAALSESVSSSSSSQKKMGQLQKMVTTSDHERRILQERLEAARLTVADGKKQNAGLIEQMQELKDKMADGELRRTELEGQVRHLQELLRQHQECDGVSVRNLQKLQEERDVLQERLCGLQRAVAQLEGEKREMERSSLRLEKDKSALKKMLDKVEREKLKTAEDTLRLSAERGLLDRSLTTVEQELAEAQSQVQALEAQLHRVRRRITVSLAQIADMEQTHSQSLMEAAARHRQELQVEIERLRSAQTQAERTLDAREKAHRQRIRGLEEQISTLKEQLQQELRRGQSHYAPPLLSGK; encoded by the exons atgcaaatcaggctggaggTGCACAGGGGGCGGGCACTGCTGGGTGCACAGGGGGCGGGGACTGAACTGACACAACTCAGGCGCAGGGCCGGGCTGCTGCCATGGTTACGG GCGCTCTCCGCCCAGGTGCTCGGATCCCGGGAACACAAGACCCTCACAGTCCGCGGAGACTCTGCAGACCCCCGACCTGCCCGTCTGCCGGCGCGAATCCGAGAGATCGTCACCCGGAACCTGAGCCCTCCGCCGGACACTG ACATGTCGTCACTTCTGTCTCTACAAGAGGAGAACCGCATCCTGCAACAGGAGCTGTCGCGGGTGGAGGACCTGCTGGCGCAGAGCCGGGCGGAGCGGGACGAGCTCGCCATCAAATACAACGCCATCAGCGAGCGG CTGGAGCAGAACCTACGGCTGGAGACCGGCGAGCGCGAAAGAGATTCCCTGGAGACGCGGAGCCTGGCGCAGCAGAATGTGGAGCTGCGGCGGCGACTGGAGGAGGAGCAGGCGGCGTACAAGCGTAAGCTCCAGGCCTATCAGGAGGGGCAGCAGCGGCAGGCCCAGCTCGTACAGAAGCTCCAGGCCAAG GTCCTGCAGTACAAGAAACGGTGCGGAGAGGTGGAACAGCAGCTTCTAGAACGTTCCACGGAGCTGGAGCAGGAACGTCTGAGC AGCCGCCTGGAGATGACGGACTCGCGGCTGCGGCAGGAGGAGGAGAGCAGCAATGAGCTGGAGAGCGCTCTGATCCGCCTGGAGGAGGAGCAGCAGAG AAGCGCCAGCCTGACCCAGGTGAACGTGATGCTGCGCGAGCAGCTGGACCAGGCCAACACCGCCAACCAGGCGCTGAGTGAGGACCTGCGCAAACTGACGTCCGACTGGTCCAAAGCCCGTGACGAGCTGGAGCAGAAGGAGAGCGAGTGGAGGCGCGAGGAGGAG TCCTTTAACTCCTACTTCAGCAATGAGCACAGTCGTCTGCTGTCGCTGTGGAGACAGGTTGTCGGCTTCAGGAGACACTTCAGTGAGATGAAGACCATGACGGAGAG GGACCTGTCGGCGATGCAGAAGCAGCTGTCGCAGTCCTGTCGCTCGCTGCATGCCTCCTGCCTGAGCGTGAGCAGCTCCCTGCGTCTGGCGGAGAGCAGCGGTGTGGTGGAGAGACAGGCGCTACAGATGGCCCAGCTGGACGAGCACCTCAAGGACAAAGTGCGGGACATGATCCAGCTGCAAGCAGCGTGCGACGCCGAGAAAGCCGAGCTCAGCGCGAG GGCAGCAGAGATGAAGAAGACGATTGAGCGGCTGCAGAGCGACAGCAGAGACAAGGAGCTGACGATCCGACAGCTGCAAGAGCAG GAGAGGAGTCGGGTGGACGAGCGAGTGACGCTGGTAGGAGAAGAGGTGGAAGCGCTGAGGTGTGAGAGGGAGACGCTGCAGGAGACGCTGCGGGAGCTGACGCAG GCCGTCCTCAGTGATGCAGACAGTGGTCTTCAGCTCTCCACCAGTGAAAAGACCTTCGAGCTTCTGGACAGTGAGGGTCCGGGGCTCAGCCTGAGGGGTCTCTCCAGCAGCCTGCGCACATCCTCTCCCATCCGCCGCCCCTCTCCGAACCGCAGCAGCTCCCCGAGACGCAGCCTGTCTCCGGCCTTCCGTGACTCCGCGCTGTCCGCCGTGCACTCGGCTCTCCAGAGGCGCCAGCTGCTGATCCAG GAGCTGCGGGGGCGGCTGGAGGCCGGGCAGGAGACGGTGGGCACGCTGCGGAAACAGCTGAGTGACGGCGAGAACGACCGCAGGGTCCTGGAGCAGAAAATAACGCAACTGCAGAAAGATCTGGACTCGTCCACTATGAGCAAAGATGACGCGGAGCTGACGCTCTCCAGACTGCGCAGCAACTTGGAGCAGCTGAACAG TGACCGCACCGCCCTGGAGCGCAGCGTCCACAACCTGCAGGACCAGCTGGAGACGCAGCGTCAGGAGGCTGAGAAGCTGCAGCTTGCGAACAGCGACCTACAGCGGCAGAGAGACCTCCTACAGGAGGAGAAGGATGACCTCTGCCAGGACCTTGACCGAGCCAAGCGAGAGGTGGACAGAGG GAACAAGAGCCAGGAGCTGCTGGATGTGAGGCTTTCGGACCTCAGGAAAGAGCTGGTCTGGGTGAAAGAGGTTCTGCATCAGTCCAACCTGGAGAAGGAGGTGCTGGAGACCGAGAAGACGGACATCGCCCAGGCGCTATCCAAG GCGGAGATACACCGGGCCGAGCTGGAGCTGGCGCTGAACCGGCAGAGGACGGAGGAGGCTTGTGTGCGAGATGCGTTGTCCAAGATGAGTGCCCTGAACGAGAGCCTGGCCCAGGACAAGACCGAGCTCAACAGGGTCATAGCTCAG CTGGAGCAGCAGCGATCCTCCCTGCAGGGGCAGAAGCATGAAGTGGAGCAGGAGAAGGCCTCCATCAGGGACGAGCTGGTCCGCCTGGAGCAGGAGAAGCTGGAGCTGGACAGCGAGCGCTACGGGCTGGATAACTCCCTGCAGGCCATGGAGCAGAGCCGGGAGAAGCTTCTGCAGGAGCAGCAGGTGCTGCGCAAAGACCGGGCCAATGTGCAAGAGCAGCTGGGGCAG TTGAGCCGTCAGAGGAATGTCCTCAGCGAGGACCTGGTGCAGAGTCGCAGGGAGGTGGAGCTGCAGAGCGAGAGCCTCCTCCGCGCCTCCAGAGAGAAAGAGGCGCTGATGAAAGAGAAAGGCAGCCTGGTGGTCCAGCTGACCGCCTCCGAGAGAGAGAACCGGGCGCAGGCGGAGGAGATGGCCGCCCTCAG GTCGGAGAAGGAAGCGCTGGAAACGGCCCTGTTCGACGTCCAGCAGCAGCTCGCCCACATCACCCACCGCCGAGAACAGCTGGAGGGAGAGGCGCAGGGTCTGCGGCTGGCGAAGGAGGCGTTACAGG TGGAGGCCAGCGCAGCACAGAGGCTGATGGAGGCCGAGATCGTGAAGCTGGAGCAGGACAAGGAGGCCATGAGCCAGAAACTGCTCTGCATAGAGGAGGAAGCGAAGATCACCCTGAAGAGCAGAGAGAAGGCGCACGAAGACGACGTGGAGCGGCTGCTGCAGGAGAAG GATGCCGTCCGCCTGGAGCTGCAGGCGGAGAAGGAAGAGTTACTCCGCCGGCTGACGCAGGAGCGCGAGGAGCTGCTGGCGCGGTACGAGACGGAGCGCGAGGAGCTGAGCGAGGAGATAGCGGTGCTGCAGCAGGAGCGCGACGACGGCTTGTTACAGGCGGAGAGCGAGAAGCAGCAG GCTTTATCACTGAAGGAGTCCGAAAAAGTCACTCTAAGTGAGAAACTGGGCAGCGCTCACAGCACAATGGCCGCCCTGACCCTGGAGATGGAGCGACACAAGCGGGAGAGCCAGGCGAGGCAAGAGCAGGAGCGG AATGCCATCGTCGCCCTGAACTCTGAGCTGAAGACTCTCCGGGTGCAGTATGAAGAATCTCTGGCGTCTCATGAGCGAGAGCTGAAGACTCTCCATGAACAAATCCGCGAGCTGGGGCGACAGCGAGAGTCGGCGCTGCGGGAG GTAGACGAGCTAAAGACTCAGCTGTGTGTGGTGGAGGACGCCAGGGACGCCGTGCGCCGGGAGCTGATCGAATCTCACCGTCGTGTGCGGGAAAATCAAGAGGCGGCCGAGCTCCACAAGAAGGAAGTCCTGGAGCTGCGCCGATCGCTCAACGATGAGTCCAAAGAGAAGGAAGCCGTGCAGAGATCCAACGAGGAGCTGCGGGGAGCAGTGCGGCGGGCCGAGAGCGAGCGCATCAG CTTGAAGCGCTCTAATGAGGAGAAGGTGCAGAGATGTTCGGTGCTGGAAGAGTCTCGCGCAGCTTCAGAGAAGGACTCTGCGGATCTGCGCAGCAGCCTGCGGGAGGTGGAGCGCTCTCGGCTGGAGGCGCGGAGGGAACTGCAGGATCTGCGCAGACAG CTgaaggttctggatgatgagggtgCTCAGCGCGGCCGGGATCTGGCTGAGGTGCAGGCGCGTCTTTCTCTGTGTGAACAGCGCGAAGAAGAGGCGCGCAGAGACGGCTTCACCCTGAAACAGAAGCTCATGGAGACGGAGAGCGGCCGCGATGCCGCCAGGAAGGAG CTCAGCGCCCTCCAGAGGAAGCTGTCAGAAGTGGAGGGCGACTTCAGCCTCCGGGAGAGGGAGCTTCAGGGCAACCTGGAGGAAGCGCGGGGCAACGAGAAGAAGCTGCTGGACAACAGCCGCAACCTGGAGATCAAGCTGCTGGCGTCCCAGGAGGAGGCCGTCCAGTTGGGCCTGAGGCTGAGCGCCAGCGAGGGCCGCGTGCACGGGCTGGAGGCCGAACTGTCCCGGCTCGAGGGGCTGAAGAGGGAGCTGGAGTTTAAGCTCGGCAGCGTCCACTCCGCCCTGAGGAGGACTCTGGGGATCGGCCGCACCGGACGTACGCCGAGCCCAGCTGTGAGGGGCCGCAGTGGCTCCCCCAAGAGGACGTTCTCCCCACTGAAGG GATATGACAACACCTACACCACCACCACTGACGGGCGCGGCAGCCCCATCCCCCGCACAGGAAGCCCGGAACGCAGCAAGACCCCCGAGAGGGCGACGTCTCCCACACGCGGGGAGCCGCTGACAGCTGACATTGACCCGGAGGTGATTCGTGGCGCCCTGCGGGACTTCCTGCAAGAACTGCGGGACACTCAGCGAGAGCGG GACGATCTGCGCACCCAGGCGGGCGCCGCGGCTCGGCAGATGGTGGAGATGGAGGCTGAGAAGGATGGAGCAACCACCCGGGTGCAGCAGCTGCAGAAAGTGCTGTCAGAGGTGGAGGAGG GGAAGCGCGCCACGGACGGGAAGCTCAGCAACGTGCAGACCACCCTCATCCTGCAGGAGGAATCGCTGCAACGTTACGACAGGGAGCGCAAGATGGCATTGGAGAAAGTGGCCAGCCTGGAGCGTAGCCTACAGGCGGCCGAGAGCGAGCAGCGGGTGGCCCAG GAAAAAGTAAATAAAATGAAAACAAACGAAGCAAAACTCGACGGAGACAAACGGCGCCTGAAGGAAGTGCTGGACGCTGCCGAGAATCGCAACACGAAGCTGGAGCTGTCCCGGAGGAGACTGGAAGGAGAACTGCAGAGGGTCCGGCTGGTCCTGGCCGATCGCGAGGCTGAGATGCAAGAAACGCAGCAGCAGATAGAAGGGCTGCAGAGACAG GTGTCGGACAGCGAGGTGAAGGTGGGCTCTCTGCAGATGTGTGTAGACCGCCTGAACATGACACTAGGGAGGGTCCAGGACAGTGAGAACTCGTTGAAGGAGAAGGTGCAAAGTTTGTCGGCCGCGCTCTCGGAGAGTGTATCCAGCAGCAGCTCCTCGCAAAAGAAGATGGGGCAGCTGCAGAAGATGGTGACCACCAGCGACCATGAGCGCCGCATCCTGCAG GAGCGTCTGGAGGCAGCGCGGCTCACCGTGGCGGATGGGAAGAAGCAGAACGCGGGGTTAATTGAGCAGATGCAGGAACTAAAGGACAAAATGGCTGATGGAGAACTGCGCCGCACGGAGCTGGAAGGACAAGTGCGCCACCTGCAGGAG CTTCTTCGGCAGCATCAGGAATGTGACGGCGTCTCTGTGCGCAACCTCCAGAAGCTGCAGGAAGAGCGCGACGTTCTGCAGGAGCGGCTGTGCGGGCTGCAGCGGGCGGTGGCTCAGCTGGAGGGCGAGAAGCGGGAGATGGAGCGTTCAtctctgcggctggagaaggacaaGAGCGCCCTGAAGAAGATGCTGGACAAG GTGGAGCGAGAGAAGCTGAAGACGGCGGAGGACACGTTGCGCCTGTCCGCCGAGCGTGGTCTCCTGGATCGGTCACTGACTACGGTGGAGCAGGAGCTGGCGGAGGCGCAGAGCCAGGTGCAGGCGCTGGAG GCGCAGCTGCACAGGGTTAGGCGCAGGATCACCGTCAGTCTG GCGCAGATCGCAGACATGGAGCAGACGCATTCTCAGAGCCTGATGGAGGCGGCCGCGCGGCATCGGCAGGAGCTGCAGGTGGAGATTGAGAGACTGCGGAGCGCGCAGACCCAGGCCGAGCGCACGCTGGATGCCAGGGAGAAAGCACACCGCCAGCGGATCCGTggcctggaggaacag ATCTCCACCCTGAAGGAGCAGCTGCAGCAGGAACTGCGCCGGGGCCAGTCTCACTATGCGCCGCCGCTGCTCTCCGGGAAGTGA